The nucleotide sequence CAAACACAATCACTTTCCCTTGCTGGGCCGGGAACTCGACGATCGCCGGATCTCCATCATCAAAACGGGCGAGAACCCGGTCACGGTTTTCGGTATCCCTCGGATGGTCGTCGCCCGACTTCGGTGCCGCTTCCTTCAATCCTCTCAGTTGGCGATGCTTCCAGAAGCGAATCCCGGTGAAGTCACTGAACTGTGCTTCGGCGAACGGGGCGAAGAGCGGGTTCTCGAAATCAATCTCACCCAGCATGGCATACTTGGAAACGTTCGCTTCAGACACGAGTAGATCGTCTCGGCCGCACAGCGCCAGACACCCCAGCATTCCCTCGGGCGTCGGTGAAACGATCAGTACAGTCCCACCCTGGCTGAGATGCCGGTTGATCAATCCCTTCGTCTGGGGATCAGGGTCGGTCAAAACGACGAGTGCCGGTTGCGAATCAGCCGAGGCCAGATTGGCAGAGTCGGGCTCCCGCAGCTCAATCTGAATTTGTTTCGATGCGGAAAACAGGCGATCGAGGTAGAAGCGGGCTCCCGTGGTGTCGTCCGGCTTTTCCGAGCCGCAGTACAGGACGAGCCGGGTTTCGGGTGTCCGGTTTGCAAAGACAACCCGATTGTCGAAGTCGTCATCGTCACCCGACAGCACGACCGAAGTGGCGGCGATGCCGGCGGGAAGTTTGGGTGGGACGATGATACGACTCTGGCCGGGGGGGACGTAGACCGGAAGTTCGGGGGATTGGGGCGTGTCCCACCTGATCACAAACTGCTCTTTCTGTGAGTCGTTGGCGTTCGTGACCCGGACCCGCAGGACGTCGTCAGCCCCTTCTTGATTCGGTTCCACCACTTGCAAACCGGCATTCGAGGGGGATGTCGGGCGGGCAATGATCAGTTCTAACGAGAGATCGTCGGGCCACTCATAACCCTGCAGCGATACCGTCTCTGCACCACTTTGCAGGTCGCTTGCGAGACAGATTTTCTGAGTGATGGGCCGGGAGAATTCGGTCTGCACTTCCTGCAAACGGCTGGCGACTTCGACAAGGGCTTCACCGAGGCGGGTGGCTTCCCACGTGGGTCTCAGTTCCCTGAGTCGTGACAGGATCATCTCTCGGGCGGCAGCAGGTTCCAGCGACTTGAGTTCTGCGAAATCGGCGACGGGTACCATGTTCCGGTCGAATCGGTACAGTGCCACGCGCGTCTGCGGCGGAACCGTGTTCAGTCGCTCTTCGATCTGCCGGATCAGGTCATTCCAGACCCCTTCCCTGCGCATACTGGCACTGGTGTCGACGAGAATCGCGAGTTGCTGCTCCTGACTCCCCTGCTCTGGCTCGCTGATCGGGACTCGCCACAGCGGTCGAGTGAACGCGAATGCCAGCAGCGCCAGCGCGGCCACACGCAGCAGCATCAGTAACCAGTTCTCGATCCGGCTGCGGCTGGTGATGCGGGGGGGTGAGGGCGAGAGAAACATCAACGTGGAAAAAGGACGCTCACCCCGTGGCATGCGCCGCCACATATGAAAGATCACCGGACCAGCGGCTGCCAGTGCACCCAGCCAATACAACGAATAAAGCCACGTCATGAAAGAACCACCGTCTCAATCCCGTGTTCGTACAGGTCCCGAAATCATCCACCGTCATCATAGCTGGGCGACACGACTCGCCCCAGTCGATGGCCCAACTTTACGCAAGGAAGGGACGCTAAGTCGCCAGTGGCGGGTTGTTCGAATCGGCGGGACGAAGTGAGCACGCCACAGGTTGGAAAGACCTGCGACGTCGACAGGCCTCACTCCAAAGTCGCGTCCACACGCAGCACACGCAGCCCGATTGACGTGGCGGCCATCATTCCGATGGGTGCATGTCAGCTTCTGTTTTTGTGGATCGCGAGTTTTGGAGTTTTGGGTGGTCTGGTAAAGGGGTTGCCCGTTCGCTGGTCGAGGTGTCGAGAGAGACGGTCGTCTTCGGAAAGGCCAGCGGCTCGGATTTGCAGAATCGCTTCGGCGCCTTGCGGGTCGTTCCACCACATTTCCGTCCCTTTGACCCTGTAGTTCATTTCCTTCACGAGTGACTCCATCCAAGCCGTCGTGACCGGTAGACCTTGTTGACGGTACTGATCGTATTGCATTCGGGAGCGATTGTTTTCGAGGTAATGGATCGATTTCGCCAAGAGGGTCCGTGGGTCCTGATCGTGGATCTCTTCAGGAGGTTCTCCTAATTTCGTTTGCCAGACACGCATTTCGTCCAGCACTTGGCCGATGTCACCCTGCCAGCAACCCCGCATCCAGACCAGATATTGGCTCCAAGCATTGGATGGCGAATCAGGGTGGAGCGCTTTGGCGCTCATAAACACGTAACTGAGTGCGTGAATGAAGTCGAGGATCGGCGTAAACTCGCTGAAGCGTTCTTTCCAGATCGACCAATTCCAGGACAGGCCATCCCCCAGAAAAGCTTTGCCAGCGGCGGCGGGGAACTGCCGTCGCTTTGCTTCCCGTTGCATCTGTTTGCCGAACTCTCTGGAGTCAGCCATGCTCGCCAGCACGGTGCGGACCAGGCGTTTCGGTCGCCAATCCAGGGCCATGGTTGTCAGAGGATCTTCCCGATGGATCGTTGTGTCAGCGGACAGGGCCTCCTGCAGAACGGGAGCAGCGACTGACAATGCCTCCGTTTCCACTAATTTCGCGACGTGCTGCGGATCACAGAAGCACTCGGGGGGATTGGGCTGGGGATCCTCTGCGAACGTCTGGCGATGAGCGCGAATCAGACAGGCGACCTTCGTCTCACGCCAACCTTCCCCCACAGGGTGAACACCCGGACCGCGCCCCGGATGACGACACCGAATACGTCCGCCGTCACATTCAATGATCGCTAACTCGGGGGGCAAATCACCTCGCAGCGCCAACGCGTTATCGGTTTTCGGATCGGCGTCACGACGTTCCGCCAGTTCGCCGCCGATCTCATGAACGACTCGTTCAACCGTCTTAATCGAGACGCCCACATCGGCTTCAGCCAACACGATCACCGCCCGTTTGTAGGAACGGGTCTCACCTGACAGGATGGCGATTTTTCGGACGACTTTCGGCGTCAACTCGCGAGCGTGAAGTCCCAGACGTTCCCGTAGGGGGGAAAAAATCCCGCCGACACGCAGGACAGTGACCAACGAGTTCTTGAAGGTCGACACGACCATCGCCAGACAAAACGCGTCTTGAGGCGACTTCAAGAGTGCACCGCGTTCCGCACGCCGGGCATTTCGATGAGGGGGGATGCGACGCAACCACCTCATTGACCATTTGCTGCTGCACCATCCGGCTTAAGAGTTGTCCCAGTTCATGAGCCGCATTCTCGATCAGCACGTAATGCGGGACCCCTGTCTTGGGAAGACGACCTTCGGCTTGATCGAGCTCAACCTTCAGCTCAGCCGCTCGCTTCATCACCGCAGATAATTCCGATTGCAGTCCGCTGACATCGCCATCCATGGCGCAGCCTCCTTCCGACAAACGAAGTCACTCCAAACAACCAACTCACTACCAGCTTACCAAAAATCATCAAAATCTTGGAATTGACCTTCGAAGACATTTTCGCGCACAGCCACACAACCCAACAAAAGCTGGCATGCACCCCATTCCGATTGAGGAGCGTCTTTTCCGTTGACTCGCGAGCCACTATTCTGGGCTCGCGAACCTGCCGGGGCGGCTCTCTGTTCCGCCGCACGCTGTCGCTTTCCCAGCCTTCTCATCATGAAATCCTGCACCATGCGTCTTGGATATAACACGAACGGCACGACCGGACATCGCTGGGACCAGGCCATCGAACTAATGGCCGAAATGGGTTACCGGTCCGTCGCTCTGACGGTTGACCATTACTGTCTCAATCCGTTCTCACCGGATCTTGCCGGGGAAATCTCACGGATGCGCACGGTCCTGGACCGATTCGAGATGGCGTCTGTCATCGAAACAGGAGCGCGGTTCCTGCTGGATCCCCGCCAGAAACATGAACCGACACTGGTGTCGGCGGCCCCCGAGGGACGCGCCGTTCGTGTCAACTTTCTCAAGCGGTGTGTCGAGATTGCCAAAGAACTGAATTCCGAAGCAGTCTCGTTCTGGGGTGGTGTTGTGCGCGATGCTGCGGCGCCGGAAGAGACGATGCAGCGGCTGGCGGCGGGATGCCGTCAGGTGCTGGACTTCGCGGAACCGCTTGGGGTGAAGCTGGCGTTTGAACCCGAACCCGGAATGCGAATCCAGACGTTTGATGACTACCGCGAGCTACTGACGCTTGTCGATGGACCGGGATTCGGCTTAACGGTCGATATTGGTCACGTGCACTGTCTGGAACCTTTGCCGATCTCGAGTTATCTCACAGCCTGGCGAGACCGCATCTATACGATTCACATCGAGGACATGTGCCGGGGAGTGCACGATCACCTTCGCTTTGGCGAAGGGACCATCGACTTCGTTCCCGTGATGCAGACACTGAAGGAGATCGAGTACTCCGGCAGTGTGAACGTCGAACTGAGTCGTCACAGTCACATGGCCCCCGAGGTGATGCGGGAATCGTACGAATTTTTGCGGGACTTTTTCGAGGTCCGCTGAACTGTGTCATAAACTTGAAATGCGGCCTAGTTTCCAAGGACGACGGGACTGTTACTCAGGTGACTGTCTGAAGAGGAGTTTCCGAAGAATCTCCAGTTTGTATCCGCGAAGACTTGGATGGGGGATGGTGCGGTCATCCAGCAAAACATTTCCTTCGGGATCAATCAAAACATAACTGGGGAAACCTTCCACGAGTCGATGTGATTGAAACGCCCGGACCGTTCTCCCATCGGGATGATCAACGGCAATCGGATACGGCAGCCCGATCTTCTGGACATGTTGCCGAACTTTTTCTGGTGGATCATTGTTATTGTGGACACCAATGACGATCAGTCCTCTGTCGTGGTAGAGCTCATGCAGCATCTTCACCACAGGAAATTCGGCATGGCACGGGCCGCAGCCGATAAACCAAAAATCAAGCAGAACGTAGTGGCCTCGAAATTTTGCCCGATCGAGTGGTTCGCTATTAATCCATTCGACAAAGTCGAGTTCAGGAATCGGTTGACCGCGGAGTGAGTGGGCGTCGTTTTCGGCGGCTTTTTCTACAGTAATGTTCCCTCGTTCCCATTCGGAAAGCTCGCCCTCAAACTCTGTCAGCGGCCAATCAAAGTCATGAGGCTCAAGCGACAGCTCGATGGGTTTCGACTCATCCAGCTTCACATCGACTCGTCCCGAAAACGGGCGGAATGGGTCAAAGGCCACGACCGAATAATCGAGCTGACGCTGGTTGGTCTGATCATTCCTCAGGACGTACGTGGGCTGAATCTCGAATCGGCCCTGGTCATCCGTAAGAACCGGATCTGCGATGTTTTTGCTGCCGGGAATCTGACCCCGGATACGGACAACGACCCGCGCAGCAGGCATGCCATCCTGGTCACGGACGACCCCCTGCAGTTTCGGTAGCGAACGAACTTTGATATCGGGAATGACCGTGGAGCCATCGGCAGCAACGTCGAAGTCAATAAACTCCGTATCCGACAGATAGTTGGCTCCATTGAACTCAACTCGCATTCGTCCTGCCGCGACGGGGACAGTAAATTCTCCTTGAGCGTTCGTGTCTCCCCAGCCGGTGAAATTGAACTCGGTTTGATCTTGTTCGTCCGAGGAAACGCCTGTCAGAATTTTGCCGATTAGCGATTGCTCAGCAACGGGTTCGCCCGATTCAGCGTCGATCACACGACCTTTTGCGACAAGGCGACGGTGAACTTCAAAACGCAGTTCGACATTCTTGCCTGCTTCGAAGTGGAGCGGGTGGTTTGGATTCAGCTTGCCGTGTCGCGCGTGCAACGTCGGTGTCAGATAAAAATCATCGTGCTGCAACCGAAGAAACTCGTAGTCACCCGGTTCGATCGTCACGGAGCCCTTCCCCGATGAATCGAAATCAACTTCATACTGCAGCATCGTCGAGGGCGATTCAAAGTTTGAGTGTCGGAGGTCAAGCACGGCGTTCTCGATCCGTTCCTCCAGTTCGTCCGCTTTGCGCTGGAACGTCAATACCACTCCGGGCCTCAAGACGGCGCTGGCCACAACTCCGTTCGTGATTTTCAGTTCTTCGATCACGATGGGGGCAAAGGTGGGATGCGCAATTGTGATTCGCAGGGTTTCGTTCAGGGGAAAGTCGGCCAGCACAATCCTGCCCGCCTGATCACTGTAAGCGCACGGTGAAGTGCATCTTGAGCCATGCTTTAGTCTGAGTGGGTTTTGTTACCCTTCAGAGTGGAGATGGCGAGATGTCGCAGGTTGGTTTACGGAGTCGTGAGAAGGTGTCGTACTGGCGTTCCCATTGTGAGCGTCAGTCTTCGTCGGGGGAGTCGATTCGGGGCTATTGTCGTCGTCGCGGGCTTTCGGAGGCGACGTTTCATTACTGGCGGCGTCAGCTCTCGAGTCTCGATCAGGAGTTGACTGTTCGGCGGACCAATGATCCGCAGGTCACCCGCCCGCAGGGAACCGGGATGGCGGGGCTGGTGGCTATGAAGGTGGTGGGTGATTCGCTGCCGCCTGCGATGCTGGAGATCGCCTGTGCTGGCGGTCTCGTCGTTCGGTTACGTGAGGATGCGGGTGTCGAGGTGTTGACTCGTGTGCTGACCGCCTGTCGGCAGATCCCCTCGGAACAACTCTCTTCGTCTGCGGGGGGGCGATTATGCTGAACATCTCTCGCACGACACGGGTGTTTCTGGCGACAGTGCCGACAGACATGCGGAAGGGGTTTGACGGTCTTCACGCCCTGGTGGAGAGCGTGATCGAAGAAGATCCGTTTGCCGGTCATCTGTTTGTGTTTCGGAACCAGCGTCGCGACCGGATCAAGCTGCTGTGGTGGGATCGCGATGGCTGGAGCCTGTTTTACAAGCGGTTGGAAAAAGGATGTTACGAGTTCCCGACCGACCGGAAGGAACAGACCTCACGCCGCTGCGAGATTCGCGCAGAGGAGCTTTTGCT is from Schlesneria sp. DSM 10557 and encodes:
- a CDS encoding BatA domain-containing protein, which gives rise to MTWLYSLYWLGALAAAGPVIFHMWRRMPRGERPFSTLMFLSPSPPRITSRSRIENWLLMLLRVAALALLAFAFTRPLWRVPISEPEQGSQEQQLAILVDTSASMRREGVWNDLIRQIEERLNTVPPQTRVALYRFDRNMVPVADFAELKSLEPAAAREMILSRLRELRPTWEATRLGEALVEVASRLQEVQTEFSRPITQKICLASDLQSGAETVSLQGYEWPDDLSLELIIARPTSPSNAGLQVVEPNQEGADDVLRVRVTNANDSQKEQFVIRWDTPQSPELPVYVPPGQSRIIVPPKLPAGIAATSVVLSGDDDDFDNRVVFANRTPETRLVLYCGSEKPDDTTGARFYLDRLFSASKQIQIELREPDSANLASADSQPALVVLTDPDPQTKGLINRHLSQGGTVLIVSPTPEGMLGCLALCGRDDLLVSEANVSKYAMLGEIDFENPLFAPFAEAQFSDFTGIRFWKHRQLRGLKEAAPKSGDDHPRDTENRDRVLARFDDGDPAIVEFPAQQGKVIVFAAGWQPADSQFARSSKFPMLMFRLLEHSSGITARSGNQIVGSALAWPSTSRAESATGGRVQLPDGTEIDSLPMEEPFSQTPTPGLYTLIVPGRAEQVAVNLAPEESRTSPLNVEQLEGFGLALSGRQRAEDPAAKRQREQQLQLVELENSQKLWQRVLLAVIVLLLIETLASGWSRSRAVQAGIQTSPTA
- a CDS encoding LysR family transcriptional regulator, yielding MRWLRRIPPHRNARRAERGALLKSPQDAFCLAMVVSTFKNSLVTVLRVGGIFSPLRERLGLHARELTPKVVRKIAILSGETRSYKRAVIVLAEADVGVSIKTVERVVHEIGGELAERRDADPKTDNALALRGDLPPELAIIECDGGRIRCRHPGRGPGVHPVGEGWRETKVACLIRAHRQTFAEDPQPNPPECFCDPQHVAKLVETEALSVAAPVLQEALSADTTIHREDPLTTMALDWRPKRLVRTVLASMADSREFGKQMQREAKRRQFPAAAGKAFLGDGLSWNWSIWKERFSEFTPILDFIHALSYVFMSAKALHPDSPSNAWSQYLVWMRGCWQGDIGQVLDEMRVWQTKLGEPPEEIHDQDPRTLLAKSIHYLENNRSRMQYDQYRQQGLPVTTAWMESLVKEMNYRVKGTEMWWNDPQGAEAILQIRAAGLSEDDRLSRHLDQRTGNPFTRPPKTPKLAIHKNRS
- a CDS encoding sugar phosphate isomerase/epimerase family protein; this translates as MRLGYNTNGTTGHRWDQAIELMAEMGYRSVALTVDHYCLNPFSPDLAGEISRMRTVLDRFEMASVIETGARFLLDPRQKHEPTLVSAAPEGRAVRVNFLKRCVEIAKELNSEAVSFWGGVVRDAAAPEETMQRLAAGCRQVLDFAEPLGVKLAFEPEPGMRIQTFDDYRELLTLVDGPGFGLTVDIGHVHCLEPLPISSYLTAWRDRIYTIHIEDMCRGVHDHLRFGEGTIDFVPVMQTLKEIEYSGSVNVELSRHSHMAPEVMRESYEFLRDFFEVR
- a CDS encoding redoxin family protein, with the protein product MLADFPLNETLRITIAHPTFAPIVIEELKITNGVVASAVLRPGVVLTFQRKADELEERIENAVLDLRHSNFESPSTMLQYEVDFDSSGKGSVTIEPGDYEFLRLQHDDFYLTPTLHARHGKLNPNHPLHFEAGKNVELRFEVHRRLVAKGRVIDAESGEPVAEQSLIGKILTGVSSDEQDQTEFNFTGWGDTNAQGEFTVPVAAGRMRVEFNGANYLSDTEFIDFDVAADGSTVIPDIKVRSLPKLQGVVRDQDGMPAARVVVRIRGQIPGSKNIADPVLTDDQGRFEIQPTYVLRNDQTNQRQLDYSVVAFDPFRPFSGRVDVKLDESKPIELSLEPHDFDWPLTEFEGELSEWERGNITVEKAAENDAHSLRGQPIPELDFVEWINSEPLDRAKFRGHYVLLDFWFIGCGPCHAEFPVVKMLHELYHDRGLIVIGVHNNNDPPEKVRQHVQKIGLPYPIAVDHPDGRTVRAFQSHRLVEGFPSYVLIDPEGNVLLDDRTIPHPSLRGYKLEILRKLLFRQSPE
- the tnpB gene encoding IS66 family insertion sequence element accessory protein TnpB (TnpB, as the term is used for proteins encoded by IS66 family insertion elements, is considered an accessory protein, since TnpC, encoded by a neighboring gene, is a DDE family transposase.), yielding MLNISRTTRVFLATVPTDMRKGFDGLHALVESVIEEDPFAGHLFVFRNQRRDRIKLLWWDRDGWSLFYKRLEKGCYEFPTDRKEQTSRRCEIRAEELLLLLEGIDLGSVKRRPRYERPSAINDTTARSSV